One genomic window of Lytechinus variegatus isolate NC3 chromosome 1, Lvar_3.0, whole genome shotgun sequence includes the following:
- the LOC121409397 gene encoding mitochondrial import inner membrane translocase subunit Tim10 B-like: MEAENARRNLRDFLSMYNQFTETCFTRCVQNLNYRVLTPMEESCTSKCISKLINVNHREISVYMEINPLNRRLNQMNSEEQGLQPETPDLAQEVEKALGNDTMATSQSEPVSDESSQIAFNSTVTRDVNQGADNMTSVETAKT, from the exons TTGAGGGATTTCTTGTCGATGTACAACCAGTTTACAGAGACCTGTTTCACAAGATGTGTTCAGAATCTAAACTACAGGGTTCTTACACCTATGGAG GAGTCTTGCACCAGTAAATGTATCTCCAAACTGATTAATGTGAATCACAGAGAGATTTCAGTTTACATGGAAATCAATCCATTGAATAGAAGATTAAATCAAATGAACTCTGAAGAACAAGGCCTTCAACCAGAAACCCCTGACCTTGCACAAGAAGTAGAAAAGGCTCTTGGGAACGATACCATGGCAACATCACAGAGTGAGCCTGTATCAGATGAATCTTCCCAGATTGCATTCAACTCTACAGTAACTCGTGATGTCAACCAAGGAGCAGATAATATGACATCAGTTGAGACTGCCAAAACATGA